In Solanum pennellii chromosome 7, SPENNV200, the following are encoded in one genomic region:
- the LOC114078035 gene encoding cytochrome b561 domain-containing protein At4g18260-like — MSNKAKNHSCYFTALFKTKIISFILQILSFLLVTAAAIMSIGNFDNSFTNNHQRIGLAVYAAIWLQAVTGILKPDRESKGRSIWFLVHWLLGVTVSLLGIINIYTGLQSYHTRTKRSTSVWNLAFTVEIVVILFIYLLQEKWALYKANQERFSQ; from the exons ATGTCGAACAAGGCTAAAAATCATTCATGCTACTTCACAG CACTATTTAAgacaaaaataatatcttttattttgcaGATACTATCTTTTCTCCTTGTAACAGCAGCAGCAATCATGTCAATAGGAAACTTTGACAACTCTTTCACAAATAATCACCAAAGGATTGGCTTAGCTGTTTATGCTGCCATATGGCTGCAAGCAGTCACTGGGATTCTTAAGCCTGACAG AGAAAGCAAAGGAAGGAGTATATGGTTTTTAGTTCACTGGCTTCTAGGAGTGACAGTTTCTTTACTgggaattatcaacatatatacaGGTTTACAGTCATATCACACAAGAACAAAGAGAAGCACAAGTGTTTGGAACCTGGCTTTTACTGTTGAGATTGTTGTTATCCTCTTCATCTATCTGCTCCAAGAAAAATGGGCCCTATATAAAGCAAACCAGGAGAGATTTAGTCAATGA
- the LOC107024255 gene encoding putative pentatricopeptide repeat-containing protein At5g09950 — MFMAAMIQTRNKLLNHNPNPTFGFTTVAASVLHSFSNHSVFPSIDRTKNISFSATQEPVFQFKDSSNLLNNNTKHLGAVVLPEKSVCSVSIVSDKCEFLVQKYLLSFSENDAQRLHLDIIKYGVVKDLYLCNTLINLYVKNADLISAHHVFDEMPSRNLVTWACLITGYSQNGMPDEACGVFQEMVSSGFIPNHYACGSALRSCQGLGACGLRLGMQIHGLLLKTGHASNEVVSNVLISMYGSCAGNGDYAWRVFEEIENKNSVSCNSIISVYSQRDTVSAFELFSLMQKEDLGFTFKPTEFTFGSLITTAANHVNCGLLLLEQLLANIEKSGLLEDLYVGSALLSGFGRFGSLDTALKVFKQMGARNAVSLNGLMVGLVRLGQGEDAAKVFMEIRDLVKINPDSFVVLFSAFSEFSSLEEGEIRGRVLHAYVIRTGLCNSKAAIGNALINMYSKFGEIQIAHFVFQLMVNKDSVSWNSMISALDQNDCFEDAISTFQSMRRIGLMASNYSLISALSSCGSLNWIKLGEQLHCEGIKLGLDFDVSVSNTLLALYADTGCVAECKKLFTLMPEHDLVSWNTFIGALGDSETSISEAIEYFIQMMCAGWSPNNVTFINVLSAISSLSLLGLVRQIHALVLKYSAMDANSIENTFLACYGKCGEMDDCENIFSEMSNRKDDVSWNLMISGYLHNEVLPKAMDLVWLMLHKGQKLDGFTFASVLSACASIATLERGMEVHACAIRACLESDVVVGSALVDMYAKCGRIDYASRFFDLMPVRNIYSWNSMISGYARHGHGHKALELFTKMKMDGQTPDHVTFVGVLSACSHVGFVGQGMDYFDSMSKQYGLTPRIEHFSCMVDILGRAGRMNKLEDFINKMPLKPNALIWRTVLGACGRASSRKTDLGRKAAHMLLELEPHNAVNYVLLANMYASGGKWEDVAEARRAMREATVRKEAGCSWVSMRDGVHVFVAGDQSHPDKHAIYEKLKELHKRIRDAGYVPQIKYALYDLELENKEELLSYHSERLAVAFVLTRKSDMPIRIMKNLRVCGDCHSAFRYISQVVGRQIVLRDSNRFHHFADGKCSCNDYW; from the coding sequence ATGTTTATGGCAGCAATGATACAAACGCGAAACAAGCTACTGAATCATAATCCAAATCCTACTTTCGGTTTCACCACAGTCGCAGCTTCTGTCCTTCACTCTTTCTCAAATCACTCTGTTTTTCCCTCCATTGATAGAACAAAAAACATATCTTTTTCTGCAACTCAAGAACCAGTATTTCAGTTCAAAGACTCCTCTAATCTCTTGAATAACAATACAAAACATTTGGGAGCTGTTGTTTTGCCGGAAAAGTCAGTTTGTTCTGTTTCTATAGTTTCAGACAAGTGTGAGTTTCTAGTGCAAAAATACCTACTTTCTTTTTCTGAAAACGATGCCCAAAGACTCCATTTGGATATTATTAAATATGGGGTTGTTAAAGATTTGTACTTGTGCAACACACTTATTAATTTGTATGTGAAAAATGCTGATTTGATCTCTGCTCATCATGTGTTTGATGAAATGCCGAGCAGAAATCTAGTTACGTGGGCGTGTTTGATTACGGGTTATTCACAGAATGGGATGCCTGATGAGGCATGTGGAGTTTTCCAAGAAATGGTTTCGTCTGGGTTTATTCCTAATCATTATGCTTGTGGTAGTGCTTTGAGGTCTTGTCAGGGTTTAGGTGCTTGTGGGTTGAGGTTGGGGATGCAAATACATGGTTTGCTTTTGAAAACAGGGCATGCTTCTAATGAAGTTGTTTCCAATGTCTTGATCTCGATGTATGGAAGTTGTGCAGGTAATGGTGATTATGCTTGGCGTGTTTTTGAAGAGATAGAGAATAAGAATTCAGTATCTTGCAATTCTATTATTTCAGTTTACTCTCAGCGAGACACAGTTTCTGCCTTTGAGCTCTTCTCCTTAATGCAAAAAGAGGATTTGGGGTTTACTTTTAAACCAACTGAGTTCACTTTTGGCAGCTTAATTACTACTGCTGCTAATCATGTTAATTGTGGTTTGCTTTTACTTGAGCAGCTTCTGGCAAACATTGAAAAGTCTGGACTCTTGGAAGACTTGTATGTAGGCAGTGCTTTGCTCAGTGGTTTTGGAAGGTTTGGGTCTCTCGATACAGCGTTGAAGGTTTTCAAACAGATGGGTGCAAGGAATGCAGTGTCCTTGAACGGGCTCATGGTCGGATTGGTGAGACTTGGTCAGGGAGAAGACGCAGCTAAGGTTTTCATGGAGATAAGAGACTTAGTTAAAATCAATCCTGATTCCTTTGTGGTTCTTTTCAGTGCATTTTCTGAATTCTCTTCATTGGAAGAAGGGGAAATAAGAGGCAGAGTGCTACATGCATATGTTATCCGGACTGGTCTGTGCAACTCCAAGGCTGCTATTGGAAATGCTCTGATTAATATGTATTCTAAATTTGGTGAAATCCAAATTGCCCATTTTGTTTTCCAGCTCATGGTCAATAAGGATTCAGTATCGTGGAACTCTATGATCTCCGCTCTAGATCAAAATGATTGTTTTGAAGATGCAATATCAACCTTCCAATCTATGAGGAGAATAGGTCTGATGGCTTCAAATTACTCACTGATAAGTGCTTTAAGTTCTTGTGGAAGTCTGAATTGGATAAAATTGGGGGAACAACTGCACTGTGAAGGGATAAAGTTAggacttgattttgatgtttcagTGTCTAATACTCTTCTTGCTTTATATGCTGATACTGGATGTGTGGCTGAATGCAAAAAATTGTTTACCTTGATGCCAGAACATGATCTAGTTTCATGGAATACCTTTATCGGTGCATTAGGTGATTCTGAGACGTCTATTTCTGAAGCCATAGAGTACTTCATACAGATGATGTGTGCTGGATGGAGTCCTAACAATGTGACCTTTATAAATGTCCTTTCAGCAatatcatctctttctcttcttgGTCTTGTTCGTCAAATCCATGCTCTGGTGCTAAAATATAGTGCAATGGATGCTAATTCTATTGAAAACACATTTCTTGCTTGCTATGGTAAGTGTGGGGAAATGGATGACTGTGAGAACATATTTTCTGAGATGTCTAACAGGAAGGATGATGTGAGTTGGAATTTAATGATCTCTGGATATTTACACAATGAGGTCTTACCAAAAGCCATGGACTTAGTCTGGCTTATGCTGCACAAGGGTCAGAAATTAGATGGCTTCACATTTGCCTCTGTTCTCAGTGCATGTGCCTCAATCGCAACATTGGAGCGTGGCATGGAAGTTCATGCTTGTGCaattagagcctgtttggaATCTGACGTTGTTGTTGGCAGTGCTCTTGTTGACATGTATGCCAAATGTGGAAGAATAGATTATGCTTCGAGGTTTTTTGATTTAATGCCTGTTCGTAATATATATTCATGGAACTCAATGATATCTGGTTATGCACGGCATGGACACGGACATAAAGCACTAGAGCTTTTTACAAAAATGAAGATGGATGGTCAAACACCTGACCATGTCACGTTTGTTGGTGTCTTATCAGCTTGTAGCCACGTGGGATTTGTTGGGCAGGGCATGGACTACTTTGATTCCATGAGCAAACAATATGGACTGACACCTCGGATTGAACATTTCTCATGCATGGTTGATATCCTGGGACGAGCAGGGCGGATGAATAAATTGGAGGACTTCATCAATAAAATGCCATTAAAGCCCAATGCACTTATCTGGAGGACTGTGCTTGGAGCTTGTGGTCGAGCAAGCAGTCGTAAAACAGATCTAGGTAGGAAGGCTGCTCACATGCTCTTGGAGTTGGAACCTCATAATGCTGTGAATTATGTGCTTCTTGCAAATATGTATGCTTCAGGAGGGAAGTGGGAGGATGTGGCAGAGGCTCGGCGTGCAATGCGAGAAGCAACAGTAAGGAAAGAAGCTGGATGCAGCTGGGTTAGCATGAGAGATggtgttcatgtttttgtagcTGGTGATCAATCTCATCCAGATAAACATGCAATTTATGAAAAACTTAAGGAACTGCACAAGAGGATTAGAGATGCAGGGTATGTGCCACAGATTAAATATGCCTTGTATGATCTTGAACTGGAGAATAAGGAAGAACTCCTCAGCTATCATAGTGAAAGACTTGCAGTTGCTTTTGTTCTTACACGGAAATCAGATATGCCAATCAGAATAATGAAAAACCTTCGAGTTTGTGGGGACTGTCACTCTGCCTTCAGGTACATTTCACAAGTTGTTGGTAGACAAATAGTATTACGAGACTCCAACAGATTTCATCATTTTGCTGATGGAAAATGTTCATGTAACGATTACTGGTGA
- the LOC107024440 gene encoding putative protein FAR1-RELATED SEQUENCE 10 isoform X1 produces the protein MKKNVKEWSCSYYFYLQRLQLFDIWRQQCPCGDWKCYIKADGDDHIANVSQMTKSETASSSSQDVVFTPYVGQIFRSDDEAFEYYSNFARKNGFSIRKARSTESQNLGIYRRDFVCYRSGFNQPRKKANVEHPRDRKSVRCGCDAKLYLTKEIVDGVAQWYVSQFSNVHNHELLEDDQVRLLPAYRKIQEADQERILLLSKAGFPVNRIVKVLELEKGVQPGQLPFIEKDVRNFVRTCKKTVQENDALITEKRENDLSELLEACKASEQKDEGFVYSFTTDENGRVENIAWSYGHSLQAYSFFGDAVIFDTTYRSITYNMLFGVWFGIDNHGNALFLGCVLLQDETSQSFSWALQSFVRFMRGRQPQTIVTDIDSGLRDAIASEMPTTKHVICIWQVLSKLSSWFSLPLGLQYPDFKSEFDMLCRLENVEDFEHQWNQLVARFGLGSDKHIALLLSYRASWQISYMRNFFLARTMSIEYWKLVETFMKNILSPQSSLLLFFQQVGLVCNFGNHKKEKQLYMPAKTCLPLEEHARSILTPYAFNIMQHEVMLSMQYAITEMANSTYLVRHYKKMEAECLVIWIHEDEQVHCSCKEFEHSGILCRHSIRVLVSKNYFQVPEKYFPLRWRPESSLAPLDDSFIQSSANEYSQVFHALSGSLYSESFISKQRFNYVNRELKQLLEHVQKMPTVDEVAASSAPISVSEL, from the exons atgaagaaaaatgtcAAAGAGTGGAGTTGTTCGTACTATTTTTATCTACAAAGATTGCAACTTTTTGACATTTG GAGACAGCAATGCCCTTGTGGAGATTGGAAGTGTTACATTAAAGCTGATGGAGATGATCACATAGCAAATGTTTCTCAAATGACAAAGAGTGAAACAGCATCGTCTTCGTCCCAAGATGTTGTCTTTACTCCATACGTTGGGCAGATATTTAGAAGTGATGACGAAGCATTTGAATATTATAGCAACTTTGCTAGGAAGAATGGGTTTTCTATTAGGAAAGCACGCTCAACAGAAAGCCAAAATTTGGGGATTTATAGAAGGGATTTTGTGTGTTACCGATCTGGATTCAATCAACCAAGGAAGAAGGCTAATGTGGAACATCCTAGGGATAGGAAATCAGTAAGGTGTGGATGTGATGCGAAGCTGTACTTGACAAAAGAAATTGTTGATGGTGTAGCACAATGGTATGTTTCTCAGTTTAGTAATGTTCATAATCATGAATTATTGGAAGATGATCAAGTTCGACTACTTCCCGCTTACCGAAAAATCCAAGAGGCTGACCAGGAACGGATTCTTTTGCTGTCCAAAGCTGGGTTTCCTGTCAATCGGATAGTGAAAGTGCTGGAATTAGAAAAAGGAGTTCAACCGGGGCAGTTGCCTTTTATAGAAAAAGATGTCAGAAATTTTGTCAGGACGTGTAAGAAAACTGTTCAGGAGAATGATGCTTTGATCacagagaaaagagaaaatgatCTGTCGGAGCTTCTTGAGGCTTGCAAAGCATCAGAACAAAAGGATGAGGGGTTTGTTTACAGCTTTACTACTGATGAAAATGGCAGAGTGGAAAACATCGCATGGTCATATGGACACTCACTTCAAGCATATTCGTTTTTTGGTGATGCTGTCATTTTTGACACTACATACCGCTCTATCACGTATAATATGCTATTTGGTGTCTGGTTTGGAATTGACAATCATGGGAATGCACTTTTTCTTGGATGTGTTCTGCTGCAAGATGAGACATCACAATCATTCTCTTGGGCCTTACAG TCTTTTGTTCGATTCATGAGAGGGAGGCAACCTCAGACGATCGTGACTGATATAGATTCAGGGCTAAGAGATGCTATAGCAAGCGAGATGCCTACCACTAAGCATGTTATATGTATATGGCAAGTTCTCTCAAAATTATCTAGTTGGTTCTCCTTGCCTCTTGGATTACAGTATCCAGATTTTAAATCTGAGTTTGATATGTTATGTCGACTGGAAAATGTAGAGGACTTTGAGCATCAATGGAATCAACTGGTTGCTCGGTTTGGACTTGGTTCAGATAAGCACATCGCTCTTCTTCTCTCTTATCGAGCATCCTGGCAAATTTCTTACATGCGGAACTTTTTCCTGGCTCGAACAATGAGCATTGAGTATTGGAAATTGGTAGAGACATTCATGAAGAATATCTTGAGCCCTCAATCAAGCTTACTATTATTCTTTCAGCAG GTTGGTTTGGTGTGCAACTTTGGGAATCACAAGAAGGAAAAGCAACTTTATATGCCTGCTAAGACTTGCCTGCCTCTTGAAGAACATGCAAGGAGTATTCTTACGCCTTATGCCTTCAATATCATGCAGCATGAGGTTATGCTGTCTATGCAATATGCAATAACAGAAATGGCTAATAGTACATATCTTGTGAGGCACTACAAGAAAATGGAAGCAGAGTGTCTTGTTATTTGGATTCATGAAGATGAGCAAGTTCACTGCTCTTGTAAGGAATTTGAGCACTCCGGCATTTTGTGCCGCCATTCGATTCGAGTGCTAGTATCTAAGAACTACTTTCAAGTcccagaaaaatattttccacttAGATGGAGACCAGAGAGTTCCTTAGCTCCCCTggatgattcattcattcaaagtagTGCTAATGAGTATTCTCAAGTATTCCATGCTCTTAGTGGAAGTCTATATTCAGAATCATTTATCTCTAAGCAgcgttttaattatgttaatagaGAGCTCAAACAGCTCCTTGAGCATGTACAGAAAATGCCTACTGTAGATGAAGTTGCTGCGAGTTCAGCACCTATCAGTGTTAGTGAACTGTAG
- the LOC107024440 gene encoding putative protein FAR1-RELATED SEQUENCE 10 isoform X2 → MEIIAPKPLNNIWIRRQQCPCGDWKCYIKADGDDHIANVSQMTKSETASSSSQDVVFTPYVGQIFRSDDEAFEYYSNFARKNGFSIRKARSTESQNLGIYRRDFVCYRSGFNQPRKKANVEHPRDRKSVRCGCDAKLYLTKEIVDGVAQWYVSQFSNVHNHELLEDDQVRLLPAYRKIQEADQERILLLSKAGFPVNRIVKVLELEKGVQPGQLPFIEKDVRNFVRTCKKTVQENDALITEKRENDLSELLEACKASEQKDEGFVYSFTTDENGRVENIAWSYGHSLQAYSFFGDAVIFDTTYRSITYNMLFGVWFGIDNHGNALFLGCVLLQDETSQSFSWALQSFVRFMRGRQPQTIVTDIDSGLRDAIASEMPTTKHVICIWQVLSKLSSWFSLPLGLQYPDFKSEFDMLCRLENVEDFEHQWNQLVARFGLGSDKHIALLLSYRASWQISYMRNFFLARTMSIEYWKLVETFMKNILSPQSSLLLFFQQVGLVCNFGNHKKEKQLYMPAKTCLPLEEHARSILTPYAFNIMQHEVMLSMQYAITEMANSTYLVRHYKKMEAECLVIWIHEDEQVHCSCKEFEHSGILCRHSIRVLVSKNYFQVPEKYFPLRWRPESSLAPLDDSFIQSSANEYSQVFHALSGSLYSESFISKQRFNYVNRELKQLLEHVQKMPTVDEVAASSAPISVSEL, encoded by the exons ATGGAGATTATTGCACCAAAGCCATTGAATAACATATGGATTAGGAGACAGCAATGCCCTTGTGGAGATTGGAAGTGTTACATTAAAGCTGATGGAGATGATCACATAGCAAATGTTTCTCAAATGACAAAGAGTGAAACAGCATCGTCTTCGTCCCAAGATGTTGTCTTTACTCCATACGTTGGGCAGATATTTAGAAGTGATGACGAAGCATTTGAATATTATAGCAACTTTGCTAGGAAGAATGGGTTTTCTATTAGGAAAGCACGCTCAACAGAAAGCCAAAATTTGGGGATTTATAGAAGGGATTTTGTGTGTTACCGATCTGGATTCAATCAACCAAGGAAGAAGGCTAATGTGGAACATCCTAGGGATAGGAAATCAGTAAGGTGTGGATGTGATGCGAAGCTGTACTTGACAAAAGAAATTGTTGATGGTGTAGCACAATGGTATGTTTCTCAGTTTAGTAATGTTCATAATCATGAATTATTGGAAGATGATCAAGTTCGACTACTTCCCGCTTACCGAAAAATCCAAGAGGCTGACCAGGAACGGATTCTTTTGCTGTCCAAAGCTGGGTTTCCTGTCAATCGGATAGTGAAAGTGCTGGAATTAGAAAAAGGAGTTCAACCGGGGCAGTTGCCTTTTATAGAAAAAGATGTCAGAAATTTTGTCAGGACGTGTAAGAAAACTGTTCAGGAGAATGATGCTTTGATCacagagaaaagagaaaatgatCTGTCGGAGCTTCTTGAGGCTTGCAAAGCATCAGAACAAAAGGATGAGGGGTTTGTTTACAGCTTTACTACTGATGAAAATGGCAGAGTGGAAAACATCGCATGGTCATATGGACACTCACTTCAAGCATATTCGTTTTTTGGTGATGCTGTCATTTTTGACACTACATACCGCTCTATCACGTATAATATGCTATTTGGTGTCTGGTTTGGAATTGACAATCATGGGAATGCACTTTTTCTTGGATGTGTTCTGCTGCAAGATGAGACATCACAATCATTCTCTTGGGCCTTACAG TCTTTTGTTCGATTCATGAGAGGGAGGCAACCTCAGACGATCGTGACTGATATAGATTCAGGGCTAAGAGATGCTATAGCAAGCGAGATGCCTACCACTAAGCATGTTATATGTATATGGCAAGTTCTCTCAAAATTATCTAGTTGGTTCTCCTTGCCTCTTGGATTACAGTATCCAGATTTTAAATCTGAGTTTGATATGTTATGTCGACTGGAAAATGTAGAGGACTTTGAGCATCAATGGAATCAACTGGTTGCTCGGTTTGGACTTGGTTCAGATAAGCACATCGCTCTTCTTCTCTCTTATCGAGCATCCTGGCAAATTTCTTACATGCGGAACTTTTTCCTGGCTCGAACAATGAGCATTGAGTATTGGAAATTGGTAGAGACATTCATGAAGAATATCTTGAGCCCTCAATCAAGCTTACTATTATTCTTTCAGCAG GTTGGTTTGGTGTGCAACTTTGGGAATCACAAGAAGGAAAAGCAACTTTATATGCCTGCTAAGACTTGCCTGCCTCTTGAAGAACATGCAAGGAGTATTCTTACGCCTTATGCCTTCAATATCATGCAGCATGAGGTTATGCTGTCTATGCAATATGCAATAACAGAAATGGCTAATAGTACATATCTTGTGAGGCACTACAAGAAAATGGAAGCAGAGTGTCTTGTTATTTGGATTCATGAAGATGAGCAAGTTCACTGCTCTTGTAAGGAATTTGAGCACTCCGGCATTTTGTGCCGCCATTCGATTCGAGTGCTAGTATCTAAGAACTACTTTCAAGTcccagaaaaatattttccacttAGATGGAGACCAGAGAGTTCCTTAGCTCCCCTggatgattcattcattcaaagtagTGCTAATGAGTATTCTCAAGTATTCCATGCTCTTAGTGGAAGTCTATATTCAGAATCATTTATCTCTAAGCAgcgttttaattatgttaatagaGAGCTCAAACAGCTCCTTGAGCATGTACAGAAAATGCCTACTGTAGATGAAGTTGCTGCGAGTTCAGCACCTATCAGTGTTAGTGAACTGTAG